A single Desulfovibrio piger DNA region contains:
- the fdnG gene encoding formate dehydrogenase-N subunit alpha, translating to MSYTRRGFLKLAGVSALCLSLSQFGFNLGEAQAYAGSLKIEGAKEVITICPFCAVCCQVIAYVRDGKLVSTEGDPDFPVNEGSLCAKGAALFSMYTNPHRLTKPLYRAPYSEKWEEKDWGWMLEKIARRVKDTRDKDLILKNSKGQTVNRLESIFMMGTSHASNEECAVIHQAMRGLGVVQLDHQARVUHSPTVAALAESFGRGAMTNHWIDIKNADVVLIIGSNAAEHHPVSFKWIMRAKDNGAALIHVDPKFSRTSARCDYHVPLRSGTDIAFLGGMVNYILESNSYFHDYVINYTNASFIVGKGYDFKDGLFSGYDAKARKYDQSKWGFEKGPDGAPLRDATLKHERCVFNLMKKHYSRYTLKNVSDITGVSEENLLKVYKQFSATGKPDKAGTILYALGWTQHTVGVQNIRCSTLVQLLLGNIGVAGGGINALRGEPNVQGSTDHALLYHVLPGYIGLPLAPWQTLAQFNKANTPVTKIPNSANWWGNRPKYFASLLKGWFGEEAKPENDFCYGLLPKGEPGADYSYMYVMDKMYHGKIKGGFVFGVNPMNSFPNTNKMRKALDNLDWMVCAELHNSETTDNWHRPGVDPKKMKTEVFLLPSAHRVEKAGTISNSGRWLLWFDKAVEPAGEARNFADMFVPLINKLREMYKAEGGKLPEALLKMNWPEKYDPEEWTRRINGFFWADTKIGNRLYKKGDLVPAFGNLQADGTTSSLNWLYTGSYTEEEGNKSKRRDPTQTPMQAAIGLYPNWSWCWPVNRRILYNRASVDLNGKPYNPKKAVIEWDGKKWVGDVPDGPWAPQADTKNGKLAYIMTTDGYAQLYGPGRLDGPFPEHYEPAETPVAQHPFSKQLSSPVYKFHTSDMDKLAKAADPKYPIVLTTYSMTEHWCGGGETRNVPNLLEAEPQLYVEMSPELAKEKGIANGDGVIVESARGKVEAIAMVTVRIRPFKVMGKTVHLIGMPFAYGWTTPKCGDSTNRLTIVACDPNTTIPEAKACCVNIRKADKLTEIA from the coding sequence ATGAGCTACACACGAAGGGGATTCCTGAAACTGGCAGGCGTGAGTGCCCTCTGCCTCTCGCTCAGCCAGTTCGGTTTCAACCTCGGCGAGGCCCAGGCCTATGCCGGGAGTCTCAAGATAGAGGGCGCAAAGGAAGTCATCACGATCTGTCCGTTCTGCGCCGTCTGCTGTCAGGTCATCGCTTATGTGCGCGACGGCAAGCTCGTCAGCACAGAGGGGGATCCCGATTTCCCCGTCAACGAAGGTTCCCTGTGCGCCAAGGGTGCCGCCCTGTTCTCCATGTACACGAATCCGCATCGCCTCACCAAGCCCTTGTACCGGGCGCCCTACAGTGAAAAGTGGGAAGAAAAGGACTGGGGATGGATGCTGGAAAAGATCGCCCGTCGCGTGAAGGATACGCGTGACAAGGATCTGATCCTCAAAAACAGCAAGGGCCAGACGGTCAACCGTCTGGAAAGCATTTTCATGATGGGCACCTCGCACGCCTCCAACGAGGAATGCGCCGTTATCCATCAAGCCATGCGCGGCCTGGGTGTTGTCCAATTGGACCACCAGGCACGGGTCTGACACAGCCCCACTGTTGCGGCTCTGGCAGAGTCGTTCGGACGCGGTGCTATGACCAACCACTGGATCGACATCAAGAATGCCGACGTGGTTCTTATTATCGGCAGCAATGCCGCTGAACATCATCCTGTTTCGTTCAAATGGATCATGCGGGCCAAGGACAACGGCGCGGCGCTTATCCACGTCGACCCCAAGTTCTCCCGCACGTCCGCCCGTTGCGATTATCATGTGCCGCTGCGCTCCGGTACGGATATCGCGTTCCTGGGCGGTATGGTCAATTACATCCTGGAATCGAACAGCTATTTCCACGATTACGTTATCAATTATACCAACGCCTCGTTCATCGTCGGCAAGGGCTATGACTTCAAGGACGGCCTTTTCAGCGGCTATGACGCCAAGGCGCGCAAGTATGACCAGAGCAAGTGGGGCTTCGAAAAGGGCCCGGACGGCGCCCCGCTGCGTGACGCCACGCTGAAGCACGAGCGCTGCGTCTTCAACCTGATGAAGAAGCATTACTCGCGGTACACCCTGAAGAACGTCTCCGACATCACGGGTGTTTCCGAAGAAAACCTGCTCAAGGTCTACAAGCAGTTCAGTGCCACGGGCAAGCCCGACAAGGCCGGCACCATCCTGTACGCACTGGGCTGGACCCAGCATACCGTGGGCGTGCAGAACATCCGCTGCTCCACGCTGGTGCAGCTGCTGCTGGGCAATATCGGTGTGGCCGGTGGCGGCATCAACGCCCTGCGTGGCGAGCCCAATGTGCAGGGCTCCACGGACCATGCCCTGCTGTACCATGTGCTGCCCGGGTATATCGGCCTGCCGCTGGCGCCCTGGCAGACCCTGGCCCAGTTCAACAAGGCCAATACCCCGGTCACCAAGATCCCCAACAGTGCCAACTGGTGGGGCAACCGGCCCAAGTACTTCGCCAGCCTGCTCAAGGGCTGGTTCGGTGAAGAGGCAAAGCCGGAAAACGACTTCTGCTACGGCCTGCTGCCCAAGGGCGAGCCTGGAGCGGACTATTCGTACATGTATGTCATGGACAAGATGTACCACGGCAAGATCAAGGGTGGTTTTGTCTTCGGCGTCAACCCCATGAACAGTTTCCCCAACACCAACAAGATGCGCAAGGCCCTGGACAATCTGGACTGGATGGTCTGCGCCGAGCTGCACAATTCCGAAACCACGGACAACTGGCACCGTCCCGGCGTCGACCCCAAGAAGATGAAGACCGAAGTCTTCCTGCTGCCGTCGGCCCATCGCGTGGAAAAGGCCGGTACCATCAGCAACAGCGGCCGCTGGCTGCTGTGGTTTGACAAGGCCGTGGAACCGGCGGGCGAGGCCCGCAACTTCGCTGACATGTTCGTGCCGCTGATCAACAAGCTGCGTGAAATGTACAAGGCCGAAGGCGGCAAGCTGCCCGAAGCCCTGCTGAAGATGAACTGGCCCGAAAAGTACGATCCCGAGGAATGGACCCGCCGCATCAACGGCTTCTTCTGGGCCGATACCAAGATCGGCAACCGTCTGTACAAAAAGGGCGACCTGGTCCCGGCCTTCGGCAATTTGCAGGCCGACGGCACCACCTCGTCCCTCAACTGGCTGTACACCGGCAGCTATACGGAGGAAGAAGGCAACAAGTCCAAGCGGCGCGACCCGACCCAGACGCCCATGCAGGCCGCCATCGGCCTGTATCCCAACTGGTCGTGGTGCTGGCCGGTCAACCGGCGCATCCTGTACAACCGTGCCTCCGTGGACCTCAACGGCAAGCCCTACAATCCCAAGAAGGCCGTCATCGAATGGGACGGCAAGAAATGGGTGGGCGACGTGCCGGACGGTCCCTGGGCACCGCAGGCCGATACCAAGAACGGCAAGCTGGCCTATATCATGACAACAGACGGCTATGCCCAGTTGTACGGCCCCGGCCGTCTGGACGGCCCGTTCCCCGAGCATTACGAACCGGCGGAAACGCCCGTGGCGCAGCATCCCTTCTCCAAGCAGCTGAGCAGCCCGGTCTACAAGTTCCATACCAGTGATATGGACAAACTGGCCAAGGCGGCCGATCCCAAGTATCCCATCGTGCTGACGACCTACAGCATGACGGAACACTGGTGTGGCGGCGGTGAGACCCGCAATGTGCCCAACCTGCTTGAAGCCGAGCCCCAGCTCTATGTGGAAATGAGCCCCGAGCTGGCCAAGGAAAAGGGCATCGCCAACGGTGACGGCGTGATCGTGGAAAGCGCCCGCGGCAAGGTGGAAGCCATTGCCATGGTGACGGTCCGCATCCGTCCGTTCAAGGTCATGGGCAAGACTGTCCATCTGATCGGTATGCCCTTTGCTTATGGCTGGACGACGCCGAAATGCGGCGACTCCACCAACCGTCTGACCATTGTGGCCTGTGACCCCAACACGACCATCCCCGAAGCGAAGGCCTGTTGTGTGAACATCCGCAAGGCGGACAAGTTGACGGAAATTGCTTAA
- a CDS encoding Fur family transcriptional regulator, whose translation MAQPQTRMTRQRAVILEELRKVKTHPTADELYSIVRERLPRISLGTVYRNLDFLADTGEIRRLEAAGTTKRFDGDISWHQHVRCIHCGRIGDVMQPLPVPSVAGMQVEGFYSVVDSRVEFDGICDACAAKGLK comes from the coding sequence ATGGCCCAACCACAAACCAGAATGACTAGGCAACGTGCTGTCATCCTTGAAGAACTGAGAAAAGTCAAAACCCACCCCACAGCGGATGAGCTGTACAGCATCGTCCGCGAACGTCTGCCCCGCATCAGCCTTGGCACGGTATACCGCAACCTTGACTTCCTGGCGGATACCGGTGAGATACGCCGGCTTGAAGCTGCCGGGACGACCAAACGATTCGATGGTGATATCTCCTGGCATCAGCATGTGCGCTGCATCCACTGCGGACGCATAGGCGATGTCATGCAACCCCTGCCGGTACCCTCTGTGGCAGGCATGCAGGTGGAAGGCTTTTATTCCGTTGTCGATTCCCGTGTGGAATTTGACGGGATTTGTGATGCCTGCGCTGCCAAGGGCTTGAAGTAA
- a CDS encoding formate dehydrogenase accessory protein FdhE, protein MAVSCQSVEETVSGILARRPVLSPVLQAFAPLLAARAALPAQLKPLLEAAGVRLPAMQRERAAQGYPLLAEVPLAGIGTALRAAAEAMIPLLAAQEIIRPHEAKLRAFFVDAAQGPEAPVALAEAVLNETAESVEKTAAHLDVPVQVLLFAFSFMLGPVLRALVELSPHGDGKEAPWNVEGTWRQGYCPVCGSGPSIAYLDRPVFDEKNAFLAGGGGKKHLHCSLCGTDWTFRRGACPFCGEEGAGVMEILKEAGNALGERLDWCTRCKTYCPTVDLRERDTAPDLDALALGMLHMDMVAAQKGLQPLHPAFWNTF, encoded by the coding sequence ATGGCCGTATCCTGCCAAAGCGTGGAAGAAACCGTCAGCGGTATCCTTGCCCGCCGTCCTGTCCTGTCCCCTGTCCTGCAAGCCTTTGCCCCGCTGCTGGCTGCCCGGGCCGCGTTGCCCGCACAGCTCAAGCCCCTGCTGGAAGCCGCCGGCGTCCGTCTGCCTGCGATGCAGCGTGAACGGGCCGCCCAGGGCTATCCGCTGCTGGCGGAGGTGCCGCTTGCCGGAATCGGGACAGCCCTCAGGGCTGCGGCCGAGGCCATGATCCCGCTGCTTGCGGCCCAGGAGATCATCAGGCCGCACGAAGCGAAGCTGCGGGCCTTCTTCGTGGACGCCGCGCAGGGCCCGGAGGCCCCGGTGGCTCTGGCTGAGGCCGTGCTCAATGAGACGGCCGAGAGTGTGGAAAAGACCGCGGCGCATCTGGATGTTCCCGTACAGGTGCTGCTGTTTGCGTTCAGCTTCATGCTGGGGCCCGTCCTGCGGGCTCTGGTGGAGCTGTCGCCGCATGGGGACGGAAAGGAGGCTCCCTGGAACGTGGAAGGTACCTGGCGGCAGGGATATTGCCCCGTCTGCGGATCCGGGCCTTCCATAGCGTATCTGGACCGGCCTGTTTTTGATGAAAAAAACGCGTTCCTGGCGGGTGGTGGCGGCAAGAAGCACCTCCACTGCTCGCTGTGCGGTACGGACTGGACCTTCCGCCGCGGGGCCTGCCCCTTCTGCGGTGAAGAAGGGGCAGGCGTCATGGAGATCCTGAAAGAAGCAGGGAATGCCCTGGGCGAACGCCTTGACTGGTGCACCCGCTGCAAGACCTACTGCCCGACGGTGGATCTGCGCGAGCGCGACACCGCTCCCGATCTGGACGCTCTGGCACTGGGGATGCTCCATATGGACATGGTCGCGGCCCAAAAGGGTCTGCAGCCGCTCCATCCCGCCTTCTGGAACACGTTTTAG
- a CDS encoding 4Fe-4S dicluster domain-containing protein codes for MPKAFLVDTTRCTACRGCQLACKEWHDLPANETKQRGSHQNPPDLNPNNYKIVRFHEHLDKQGNVVWNFFPDQCRHCVTPICVDVADMAVPGAMIKDPKTGAVLVTDKIRKLSEQDMADVIHACPYNIPRYDKVKKTLAKCDMCSDRIAAGMLPACVKTCPTGAMVFGERDEILALAKKRLEVVKKTHPKAFLADPDEVSVIYLLAEEAEFYYEYATFG; via the coding sequence ATGCCGAAAGCATTTTTAGTAGATACCACACGCTGCACGGCATGCCGCGGCTGTCAGCTTGCCTGCAAGGAATGGCACGATCTGCCCGCCAACGAGACCAAGCAGCGGGGGAGCCATCAGAATCCGCCGGATCTGAACCCCAACAACTACAAGATCGTTCGTTTCCATGAGCATCTGGACAAGCAGGGCAATGTGGTCTGGAACTTCTTCCCGGACCAGTGCCGTCACTGTGTCACGCCCATCTGCGTGGATGTGGCCGACATGGCCGTGCCCGGCGCCATGATCAAGGATCCCAAGACCGGCGCCGTGCTGGTGACCGACAAGATCCGGAAGCTCAGTGAACAGGACATGGCAGACGTCATCCATGCCTGTCCGTACAATATCCCCAGGTATGACAAGGTCAAAAAGACCCTTGCCAAGTGCGACATGTGTTCCGACCGCATCGCAGCCGGGATGTTGCCTGCCTGTGTCAAGACCTGCCCCACCGGGGCCATGGTCTTTGGCGAGCGGGACGAGATCCTGGCCCTTGCCAAAAAACGGCTAGAGGTCGTCAAAAAGACCCATCCCAAGGCATTCCTGGCAGATCCTGACGAAGTCAGCGTGATCTACCTGCTTGCGGAGGAAGCCGAGTTTTATTACGAATACGCGACCTTCGGCTAA
- a CDS encoding rubredoxin: protein MAEARDMWRCQMVNCGYVYDPDRGDKRHKIPAGTKFEDLPDDWRCPVCGAAKKSFRRLSEEN, encoded by the coding sequence ATGGCTGAAGCTCGGGACATGTGGCGTTGCCAGATGGTGAATTGCGGTTATGTCTACGACCCGGATCGTGGCGACAAACGCCACAAGATCCCTGCCGGTACCAAATTCGAGGACCTGCCCGATGACTGGCGCTGCCCGGTCTGTGGCGCGGCAAAAAAAAGCTTCCGTCGCCTTTCGGAAGAAAATTAA
- a CDS encoding glycerate kinase type-2 family protein gives MELEARKAVLYSIFDAGVRAVAPDAALMRHVCLEDGQLLVDGQSWKLPRRGRLLVLGAGKGVAPMGAAVEELLGDRIDTGMLVVKYGHGLPLQQIAQVEAAHPVPDAAGAAATRALLELAAGAAADDLVLCLLTGGASALTPAPVSGVTLEDMQQVTELLLRSGATITELNAVRKHLSRFSGGQLARTAAPAGVVSVIVSDVVGDALDVIASGPTAPDVSTFADCMDILARYGLGSAMPPAVLHHLRQGQLHQEAETPKPGDALFRHVQNTLVATNRQALDAAAEQARSHGFRPVILTDRMVGEAREQAALLVTQARQMAAELAADAQPVCLLAGGETTVTLRGRGRGGRNQEMALAASLALQDCPHICALFAGTDGTDGPTDAAGGCAWAGNLAVAGLEQARRALEENDSYAILHHCGALLRTGPTRTNVMDLAILLVWPENIH, from the coding sequence ATGGAACTGGAAGCCCGCAAGGCCGTGCTGTATTCTATCTTCGATGCCGGGGTGCGGGCCGTGGCTCCCGATGCGGCCCTGATGCGCCATGTCTGCCTGGAAGACGGGCAACTGCTGGTGGACGGGCAAAGCTGGAAACTGCCGCGCCGGGGGCGTTTGCTGGTGCTGGGAGCCGGCAAGGGGGTCGCGCCCATGGGCGCTGCCGTGGAAGAGCTGCTGGGGGACCGTATCGATACCGGGATGCTGGTGGTCAAGTACGGTCACGGTCTGCCCTTGCAGCAGATCGCCCAGGTGGAGGCCGCCCATCCTGTCCCGGATGCCGCAGGTGCGGCGGCCACACGGGCCTTGCTGGAACTGGCCGCCGGGGCGGCGGCAGATGATCTTGTCCTTTGCCTGCTCACAGGCGGGGCCAGTGCCCTGACACCGGCCCCGGTGAGCGGGGTCACTCTGGAAGACATGCAGCAGGTGACGGAGCTGCTGCTGCGCAGCGGCGCGACCATTACGGAACTCAATGCCGTCAGGAAGCATCTGTCCCGTTTCAGCGGGGGGCAGCTGGCCAGGACAGCAGCCCCTGCCGGGGTGGTGAGTGTGATCGTTTCCGATGTGGTCGGGGACGCCCTGGATGTCATCGCCTCAGGCCCCACAGCGCCGGATGTTTCGACGTTCGCAGACTGCATGGACATCCTCGCCCGCTACGGGCTGGGATCGGCCATGCCGCCCGCTGTCCTGCACCATCTCCGGCAGGGCCAGCTGCATCAGGAGGCGGAGACGCCCAAACCGGGAGATGCCCTGTTCCGGCATGTGCAGAACACGCTGGTCGCCACCAACCGGCAGGCCCTTGACGCAGCGGCGGAGCAGGCCAGATCGCACGGCTTTCGTCCTGTCATCCTGACGGACAGGATGGTGGGAGAAGCCCGGGAGCAGGCGGCCCTGCTGGTGACACAGGCCCGGCAGATGGCGGCGGAGCTGGCCGCGGACGCACAGCCTGTCTGCCTGCTGGCCGGAGGCGAGACAACCGTGACGCTTCGCGGCCGGGGCAGGGGGGGACGCAATCAGGAAATGGCGCTGGCGGCCAGCCTGGCCCTGCAGGACTGCCCGCATATCTGCGCCCTGTTCGCCGGTACGGATGGTACGGATGGGCCCACGGATGCCGCCGGAGGCTGTGCCTGGGCCGGCAACCTGGCCGTTGCGGGGCTGGAGCAGGCGCGCCGTGCTCTGGAAGAAAACGACAGCTACGCGATCCTGCATCACTGCGGCGCCCTGCTGCGTACCGGCCCCACACGGACCAATGTCATGGATCTGGCCATTTTGCTGGTTTGGCCGGAAAATATACACTAA
- a CDS encoding FmdE family protein → MRIGKWDHDAFVAVVKDFHGHVAPGVIIGGYMVEMARRTLPEGILYDAVSETVQCLPDAIQLLTPCTVGNGWLKVYHFGIYALSLYDKYTGEGTRVRLNVDALDAYPHVRAWFLKEKPKREQEPELLREEIRAAGMDLLQAAPIRIHPDFLVKKGKGVVRRCPRCGEWYPAVLGDLCRPCQGDGPYLAGKE, encoded by the coding sequence ATGCGGATCGGAAAATGGGATCACGACGCCTTTGTGGCCGTGGTAAAGGATTTTCATGGCCATGTGGCCCCTGGGGTCATCATCGGCGGATATATGGTGGAAATGGCACGGCGTACCCTGCCGGAAGGCATCCTGTACGACGCCGTTTCGGAAACGGTCCAGTGTCTCCCGGATGCCATCCAGCTGCTGACCCCCTGCACGGTGGGCAACGGCTGGCTGAAAGTCTATCATTTTGGTATCTATGCGCTTTCTCTGTATGACAAGTATACGGGAGAGGGGACGCGCGTCCGCCTTAATGTGGACGCGCTGGATGCCTACCCGCATGTGCGGGCCTGGTTCCTCAAGGAAAAGCCCAAGCGTGAGCAGGAGCCGGAATTGCTGCGAGAGGAGATCCGTGCTGCGGGCATGGACCTGCTCCAGGCCGCGCCCATCCGCATCCATCCTGATTTTTTGGTGAAGAAGGGAAAAGGCGTGGTGCGCCGCTGCCCCCGCTGCGGGGAATGGTATCCGGCAGTGCTGGGGGATCTGTGTCGTCCCTGCCAGGGGGATGGCCCCTACCTTGCCGGAAAGGAATAG
- a CDS encoding cytochrome c3 family protein encodes MLSLIGGAATWAVAGDVKAPDKPIELKSSEHKKMWVKFNHASHESVECDVCHHAAPSDAKDAYVSCGASEECHSLKGTRERDPQSLFWAYHTKSSERSCYGCHTTMLGPGCRPCHMPPQGGGAEGK; translated from the coding sequence ATGCTGTCGTTGATCGGCGGTGCGGCCACCTGGGCCGTGGCCGGCGACGTCAAGGCTCCGGACAAGCCCATCGAGCTCAAGAGCTCGGAACACAAAAAAATGTGGGTGAAGTTCAATCACGCCAGCCATGAAAGCGTGGAGTGTGACGTCTGTCACCACGCGGCGCCCTCTGACGCCAAGGATGCCTATGTGTCCTGCGGGGCAAGCGAAGAATGCCACTCCCTGAAGGGGACGCGGGAGCGTGATCCCCAGAGCCTGTTCTGGGCGTATCATACCAAGAGTTCCGAACGTTCCTGCTATGGCTGCCATACGACCATGCTGGGACCCGGCTGCCGTCCGTGCCATATGCCTCCCCAGGGTGGCGGAGCCGAAGGAAAGTAA